From a region of the Dissulfurirhabdus thermomarina genome:
- a CDS encoding tautomerase family protein — protein MPYVNIRVAGRLSREQKAEISRGVTEVISRVAGKPSNTILVFIDEVERENIAQGGRLLDEPQ, from the coding sequence ATGCCCTACGTGAACATCCGCGTGGCCGGAAGGCTCTCACGGGAACAGAAGGCCGAGATCAGCCGGGGCGTGACCGAGGTCATCTCCCGGGTGGCCGGGAAGCCCTCCAACACCATCCTGGTCTTCATCGACGAGGTGGAGCGGGAAAACATCGCCCAGGGCGGGCGTCTCCTGGACGAACCGCAATGA
- a CDS encoding SurA N-terminal domain-containing protein, with protein sequence MLEFIRRNVGSWIVKVILGLIILVFIPWGVGSLRSRRAETLAEVNGEPILHKDFDLALERTRDRYRQIFGGTLPEHFEEQVHLKEQVLERLVTERVMRQAAEAVGVRVRDPEVQQAILSVPAFRSGGVFDQRLYRMALQNARMTPEDYEAEVRQQLLAEKLGALFATGITVGGDEARAYYGFQNEEIDVAYVRLAPADCRDEVRVDEAELEAWYRDHRERYRTEPRVRVRYLLFSRKSVGKVTVPDDEVRAYYEEHKKEFEVPERRRVRHILLTVPPGAGEAVEKEVRARAEALRRRIEKGADFARLARRHSEDPATAKKGGDLGFITRGTMVPAFDKAAFELEAGKVSAPVRTRFGWHLVKVEKIEPGRVKPFKEVAREIRRKLARRKAASALAARANAAYDEIFELGGLAAYAKRHGLSLETTGFFTRSAPAPVLGDDPDVLRNVFALGKGEMSSLLRVPDGVLILEVLDKEPPRVPPLQEVRAKALEDYTDEAAEGVCREKAARLLAEARKAGLSAAARKEGLEVRESGFFRRSDREAGGRLPAEVVAAALSRSEADPLPDEPVAAGGASYVLAFKARRAADPSGFEAARKDIEARLLEEKRRAVFQGWLEAARKQAEVRVRGTL encoded by the coding sequence ATGCTGGAATTCATCCGCCGAAACGTCGGCTCCTGGATCGTCAAGGTCATCCTCGGGCTGATCATCCTGGTCTTCATCCCGTGGGGCGTGGGGTCGCTGCGCTCGCGGCGCGCGGAGACCCTGGCCGAGGTCAACGGGGAGCCGATCCTCCACAAGGACTTCGACCTGGCCCTCGAGCGGACGCGGGACCGCTACCGCCAGATCTTCGGCGGCACCCTGCCGGAGCACTTCGAAGAGCAGGTCCACCTCAAGGAACAGGTGCTCGAGCGGCTCGTCACCGAGCGCGTCATGCGCCAGGCGGCCGAGGCCGTCGGCGTCCGGGTGCGCGACCCGGAGGTCCAGCAGGCCATCCTCTCGGTGCCCGCCTTCCGAAGCGGCGGCGTCTTCGACCAGCGCCTCTACCGGATGGCCCTCCAAAACGCCCGGATGACGCCGGAAGACTACGAGGCCGAGGTCCGGCAGCAGCTCCTCGCCGAGAAACTCGGCGCCCTCTTCGCCACGGGCATCACCGTGGGCGGCGACGAGGCGCGGGCCTACTACGGCTTCCAGAACGAGGAGATCGACGTGGCCTACGTGCGGCTCGCCCCGGCCGACTGCCGGGACGAGGTGCGGGTGGACGAGGCGGAGCTCGAGGCCTGGTACCGGGACCACCGCGAGCGCTACCGGACCGAGCCCCGGGTGCGGGTCCGCTACCTCCTCTTCTCCCGGAAGTCCGTGGGAAAGGTCACCGTGCCCGACGACGAGGTCCGGGCCTACTACGAGGAGCACAAGAAGGAGTTCGAGGTGCCGGAGCGCCGCCGGGTGCGCCACATCCTGCTCACGGTGCCGCCGGGGGCCGGAGAAGCCGTGGAGAAGGAGGTTCGGGCCCGGGCCGAGGCCCTCCGCCGCCGCATCGAGAAGGGGGCCGACTTCGCCCGACTCGCCCGGCGCCACTCCGAGGACCCGGCCACGGCCAAGAAGGGCGGCGACCTGGGCTTCATCACCCGGGGCACCATGGTGCCCGCCTTCGACAAGGCGGCCTTCGAACTCGAGGCCGGGAAGGTCTCCGCGCCGGTCCGGACCCGCTTCGGCTGGCACCTTGTCAAGGTGGAGAAGATCGAGCCGGGCCGCGTGAAACCCTTCAAGGAGGTCGCCCGCGAGATCCGGCGCAAGCTCGCCCGGCGGAAGGCGGCATCGGCCCTCGCCGCCCGGGCCAACGCCGCCTACGACGAGATCTTCGAGCTCGGCGGCCTCGCCGCCTACGCCAAGCGACACGGTCTCTCCCTGGAGACCACCGGGTTCTTCACCCGGAGCGCCCCGGCGCCGGTGTTGGGCGACGACCCGGACGTCCTCCGCAACGTCTTCGCCCTGGGCAAGGGCGAGATGAGCTCCCTCCTCCGGGTGCCGGACGGGGTGCTGATCCTCGAGGTGCTCGACAAGGAGCCGCCCCGCGTCCCGCCGCTCCAGGAGGTGCGGGCGAAGGCGCTCGAAGACTACACCGACGAGGCGGCGGAGGGCGTCTGCCGGGAGAAGGCCGCCCGGCTCCTGGCCGAGGCGCGGAAGGCGGGGCTCTCCGCCGCGGCGCGGAAGGAGGGGCTCGAGGTGCGCGAGAGCGGGTTCTTCCGCCGCTCCGACCGGGAGGCCGGCGGGCGGCTCCCCGCCGAGGTCGTGGCGGCGGCCCTCTCCCGCTCCGAGGCGGACCCGTTGCCGGACGAGCCGGTGGCGGCGGGGGGCGCCTCCTATGTCCTGGCCTTCAAGGCCCGCCGGGCGGCGGACCCCTCCGGGTTCGAGGCGGCCCGGAAGGACATCGAGGCCCGGCTCCTCGAGGAGAAACGCCGGGCCGTCTTCCAGGGCTGGCTCGAGGCGGCCCGGAAGCAGGCCGAGGTCCGGGTGCGCGGCACCCTCTGA